The following are from one region of the Cyanobium gracile PCC 6307 genome:
- the yidC gene encoding membrane protein insertase YidC, translated as MIGYISDNLLLPILDFFYGLVPSYGLAIVALTVVIRLALFPLSAGSIRSARRMRIAQPVMQQRQAEIKAKYANNPQKQQEELGGLMKEFGSPLSGCLPLLVQMPILFALFATLRGSPFADVPYAINLKVLPAEEIAAVEAKPFNSASHSIFISETEHVPVIASLEGGTKLGVGDSTQVELHGKDGTSFSSLLGTVEHGDSFTPSWVVTKGESVVQVDDQGRITALSPGDATVEARIPGLAARSGFLFIKALGQVGFYTDGAVNWDIAILVGAFGATLFASQLLSGMGMPANPQQATANKITPVMITAMFLFFPLPAGVLLYMVVANVFQGVQTFLLTREALPDNLQAILDKQLAQQPATATAGGGSGGGRLPFEPKTKK; from the coding sequence GTGATCGGCTACATCTCCGACAACCTGCTGCTCCCGATCCTCGATTTCTTCTACGGATTGGTTCCGAGCTATGGGCTCGCGATCGTGGCCCTCACCGTGGTCATCCGCCTCGCCCTCTTCCCGCTCAGTGCGGGCTCGATCCGCAGCGCCCGGCGCATGCGCATCGCCCAACCGGTGATGCAGCAGCGCCAGGCGGAAATCAAGGCCAAGTACGCCAACAACCCCCAGAAGCAGCAGGAGGAGCTGGGCGGCCTGATGAAGGAGTTCGGCAGTCCCCTCTCAGGCTGTCTGCCGCTGCTGGTGCAGATGCCGATCCTGTTCGCCCTGTTCGCCACCCTGCGGGGGTCGCCCTTCGCCGACGTCCCTTACGCGATCAACCTCAAGGTGCTTCCGGCCGAGGAGATCGCCGCCGTGGAGGCCAAGCCCTTCAACAGCGCCAGCCACTCCATCTTCATCAGCGAGACCGAGCATGTGCCGGTGATCGCCAGTCTTGAGGGCGGCACCAAGCTCGGTGTCGGTGACAGCACCCAGGTGGAGCTGCACGGCAAGGACGGCACCAGCTTCTCCTCCCTGCTGGGCACCGTCGAGCACGGCGACAGCTTCACCCCCAGCTGGGTGGTGACCAAGGGCGAGAGCGTGGTGCAGGTGGATGACCAGGGCAGGATCACGGCCCTGTCACCCGGCGACGCCACCGTCGAGGCCCGCATCCCCGGCCTGGCGGCCCGCAGCGGCTTCCTGTTCATCAAGGCCCTGGGCCAGGTGGGCTTCTACACCGATGGCGCCGTCAACTGGGACATCGCCATCCTGGTGGGGGCCTTCGGCGCCACCCTGTTCGCCTCCCAGCTGCTCTCCGGCATGGGCATGCCCGCCAACCCCCAGCAGGCGACCGCCAACAAGATCACGCCGGTGATGATCACTGCCATGTTCCTGTTCTTTCCGCTGCCCGCGGGCGTCCTGCTCTACATGGTGGTGGCCAACGTGTTCCAGGGGGTCCAGACCTTCCTGCTCACCCGCGAGGCCCTGCCCGACAACCTGCAGGCGATCCTCGACAAGCAGCTCGCCCAGCAGCCGGCCACCGCCACGGCGGGCGGCGGCAGCGGTGGCGGCCGCCTGCCCTTCGAACCCAAGACCAAGAAATGA
- a CDS encoding PH domain-containing protein: MENKLEINETVFYEGGPAKGDLIVNLLFGLTLIGIPFAVGAIVRALWLRFRITSRRISVSGGWLGRDRTQVVYSQIREVRSVPRGFGAWGDMVVVLNDGAKLEMRAVPRFRELEAYIEERRESRGKAAARSSGADGPAGFAPPARESA, translated from the coding sequence GTGGAGAACAAACTCGAGATCAATGAGACGGTCTTCTACGAGGGCGGTCCCGCCAAGGGCGATCTGATCGTCAACCTGCTGTTCGGCCTCACCCTGATCGGCATCCCCTTCGCCGTGGGGGCCATCGTCCGGGCCCTGTGGCTGCGCTTCCGCATCACCAGCCGGCGCATCAGCGTCAGCGGCGGCTGGCTTGGCCGTGACCGCACCCAGGTGGTCTACAGCCAGATTCGCGAGGTGCGCTCGGTGCCGCGGGGCTTCGGCGCCTGGGGCGACATGGTGGTGGTGCTGAACGACGGCGCCAAGCTCGAAATGCGGGCGGTGCCGCGCTTCCGGGAGCTCGAGGCCTACATCGAGGAGCGGCGCGAGAGCCGCGGCAAGGCCGCCGCCCGCTCGTCCGGGGCCGATGGCCCTGCGGGCTTCGCGCCCCCGGCCCGTGAAAGCGCCTGA
- a CDS encoding YceD family protein, translating into MTRLQPLPLQELRLLSEGRTWTVDQPIAGLASLTPVRGRVRALHHGTVLEVEGTADTIITLCCDRCLQTYSHALGASARELLEIAVAGPEEEEVVFAAEDPVECLDPGGSFDPERWLFEQLSLQLPLVNRCGPDCPGPPLPADVGGDPGDVDPRWAALRSLR; encoded by the coding sequence ATGACCCGGCTGCAGCCGCTGCCTCTGCAGGAGTTGCGGCTGCTGAGCGAGGGTCGCACTTGGACGGTCGACCAGCCGATCGCGGGCCTGGCCAGCCTCACGCCCGTACGCGGGCGGGTGCGGGCCCTCCACCACGGCACGGTGCTGGAGGTCGAGGGCACGGCGGACACGATCATCACCCTCTGCTGCGACCGCTGCCTGCAGACTTACAGCCACGCCCTTGGCGCCAGCGCCCGGGAGCTGCTGGAGATCGCCGTGGCCGGCCCCGAGGAGGAGGAGGTGGTGTTCGCGGCCGAGGATCCGGTGGAGTGCCTCGATCCGGGGGGCAGCTTCGATCCGGAGCGCTGGCTATTCGAGCAGCTCAGCCTGCAGCTGCCCCTGGTGAACCGCTGCGGCCCCGACTGCCCCGGCCCGCCGCTGCCCGCGGACGTCGGCGGCGACCCAGGGGACGTTGACCCCCGCTGGGCGGCCCTCCGCTCCCTGCGCTGA
- the rnpA gene encoding ribonuclease P protein component, protein MALPQQHRLKGRRVFDRLYRQGRRYQGPGLLLRVLAADPSLLPPRKPTGTPSTPPTASPWRCGIVVSSKVSKLAVRRNRLRRLLHDHLRRHPPTPDQPLWLLITLKPGCLERSDDQLLGECGQLLRQAGLLLDPGGQGGEQTRDQ, encoded by the coding sequence GTGGCCCTGCCGCAGCAGCACCGGCTCAAGGGCCGACGGGTCTTCGATCGTCTGTACCGCCAGGGGCGTCGCTACCAGGGACCGGGGCTGCTGCTCAGGGTCCTGGCCGCCGACCCGTCCCTGTTGCCCCCCCGAAAGCCCACCGGGACCCCCAGCACGCCCCCCACCGCCAGCCCCTGGCGCTGCGGCATCGTGGTGAGCAGCAAGGTGAGCAAGCTGGCCGTGCGCCGCAACCGCCTGCGGCGCCTCTTACACGACCACCTGCGGCGCCACCCGCCCACCCCGGATCAGCCGCTCTGGCTGCTGATCACGCTCAAGCCGGGCTGCCTCGAGCGCAGCGACGATCAGCTGCTGGGAGAATGCGGTCAACTGCTGCGCCAGGCAGGATTGCTCCTTGACCCCGGAGGACAGGGTGGAGAACAAACTCGAGATCAATGA
- a CDS encoding AAA family ATPase — protein sequence MVHDLGDQLDLLIRSRTPILWIRSLEEERVEGLLERAAQRLGGRTLLSWDFIGGLSGSPGLEGQAVRQPMAALGALDGLPAEQGAILLLKDFHRYADDPGVCRRLRNLAAGLRQVPHTLVISAPEWQLPRELEDSVTLLELPLPEAGEIGRLLRAIAEASGQPLQPGVLEQLTAACHGLSEQRVRQLAARALARRGQLGIEDLAEVLEEKRQAIARSELLEYCPTEATPADIGGLETLKHWLEQRHRAFSEEAQRYGLPLPRGVLLIGPQGTGKSLTAKAIAHSWGMPLLRLDVGRLFAGLVGASEARTREMIQRAEAMAPCVLWIDEIDKGFGGGDGRSDGGTSQRVLASLLTWMAEKSSAVFVVATANAVERLPAELLRKGRFDEIFLLELPDAEERRAILDLQLRRRRPRHAIPLDVLVDRTADFSGAELEQTVIEAMHLAFGEGRELGEADLIAAASQVVPLSRTAREQLEALRSWASSGRARPASGAGRAS from the coding sequence ATGGTCCACGACCTGGGCGATCAGCTGGATCTTCTGATCCGCTCCCGCACGCCGATCCTCTGGATCCGCAGCCTCGAGGAGGAGCGGGTGGAGGGCCTGCTGGAGCGGGCCGCGCAGCGCCTGGGGGGCCGCACCCTGCTGAGCTGGGACTTCATCGGTGGGCTGAGCGGTTCCCCGGGCCTGGAGGGACAGGCGGTGCGTCAGCCGATGGCGGCCCTCGGCGCCCTCGACGGGCTTCCGGCCGAGCAGGGGGCGATCCTGCTGCTGAAGGACTTCCACCGCTACGCCGACGATCCCGGCGTCTGCCGGCGCCTGCGCAACCTGGCCGCGGGCCTGCGCCAGGTGCCCCACACCCTGGTGATCAGCGCCCCGGAATGGCAGCTGCCGCGGGAGTTGGAGGACAGCGTCACCCTGCTGGAGCTGCCCCTGCCCGAGGCCGGGGAGATCGGCCGCCTGCTGCGGGCCATCGCCGAAGCCAGCGGCCAGCCCCTGCAGCCGGGGGTGCTGGAGCAGCTCACCGCCGCCTGCCACGGGCTGAGCGAGCAGCGGGTGCGCCAGCTGGCGGCCCGGGCCCTGGCCCGGCGGGGCCAGCTGGGCATCGAGGACCTGGCTGAGGTGCTGGAGGAGAAGCGCCAGGCCATCGCCCGCAGCGAACTGCTGGAGTACTGCCCCACCGAGGCCACCCCCGCCGACATCGGCGGCCTGGAGACCCTCAAGCACTGGCTGGAGCAGCGCCACCGGGCCTTCAGCGAGGAGGCCCAGCGCTACGGCCTGCCCCTGCCCCGGGGGGTGCTGCTGATCGGCCCCCAGGGCACCGGCAAGTCGCTCACCGCCAAGGCGATCGCCCACAGCTGGGGTATGCCGCTGCTGCGCCTCGACGTGGGCCGCCTGTTCGCCGGTTTGGTGGGGGCCAGTGAGGCGCGGACCCGGGAGATGATCCAGCGGGCCGAGGCCATGGCCCCCTGCGTGCTCTGGATCGACGAGATCGACAAGGGCTTCGGCGGTGGCGACGGCCGCAGCGACGGCGGCACCAGTCAGCGGGTGCTGGCCAGCCTGCTGACCTGGATGGCGGAAAAGAGCAGCGCCGTGTTCGTGGTGGCCACCGCCAACGCCGTGGAGCGGCTGCCGGCGGAACTGCTGCGCAAGGGCCGTTTCGACGAGATCTTCCTGCTGGAGCTGCCCGATGCGGAGGAACGCCGGGCGATCCTGGATCTGCAGCTGCGGCGGCGGCGGCCCCGGCATGCCATCCCCCTGGATGTGCTGGTGGACCGCACCGCCGATTTCTCCGGCGCCGAACTGGAGCAGACCGTGATCGAGGCCATGCACCTGGCCTTCGGCGAAGGCCGCGAGCTCGGCGAGGCCGACCTGATCGCGGCGGCCAGCCAGGTGGTGCCCCTCTCGCGCACGGCCCGGGAGCAGCTGGAGGCCCTGCGCAGCTGGGCCAGCAGCGGCCGGGCGCGGCCGGCCTCAGGCGCCGG
- the rpmH gene encoding 50S ribosomal protein L34 has translation MTKRTLEGTSRKRKRVSGFRVRMRTHTGRRVIRTRRRRGRARLAV, from the coding sequence ATGACGAAGCGCACACTGGAAGGAACGAGCCGCAAGCGCAAGCGCGTGTCCGGTTTCCGGGTGCGGATGCGCACCCACACGGGCCGCCGCGTGATCCGCACCCGCCGCCGCCGCGGCCGGGCCCGCCTGGCGGTCTGA